A single region of the Silene latifolia isolate original U9 population chromosome 8, ASM4854445v1, whole genome shotgun sequence genome encodes:
- the LOC141595691 gene encoding nucleosome assembly protein 1;2-like: MYPDPKATEGFKLEFVFDRNPYFRNSVLSKTYCMYDEDNDIVEKVIGTPIEWFPGKCLTNKVHIMRKSSSGITRTILDSFFNFFNPVEMTEDADAEMVEYMISLMHPDYSAGLSLSDDIIPHAVFWFTVGNSDNESAAKIGDITNSQKNAKVEKLSHTVLQKVKLLEQIQVISFAELCCYRF; this comes from the exons ATGTATCCAGACCCTAAAGCTACCGAAGGTTTCAAGCTCGAGTTTGTCTTTGATCGCAATCCATATTTTAGAAATTCGGTTTTGTCAAAGACATATTGCATGTATGATGAAGATAATGatattgtagagaaagttattGG GACTCCAATTGAGTGGTTTCCTGGGAAGTGTTTGACAAATAAAGTTCACATTATGAGGAAGTCTTCTAGTGGGATAACCAGAACCATTCTTGACAGTTTCTTCAATTTTTTTAACCCCGTTGAAATGACTGAAGATGCTGATGCTGAAATG GTTGAATATATGATATCTCTGATGCACCCAGATTACAGTGCTGG GCTATCCCTAAGTGATGATATTATTCCCCATGCCGTGTTTTGGTTCACTGTAGGGAATTCTGATAATGAGTCTGCTGCTAAGATTGGCGACATAACCAACTCCCAGAAAAAT GCAAAAGTGGAGAAATTATCGCATACCGTTCTGCAAAAAGTTAAACTCTTGGAGCAGATTCAGGTAATTTCTTTTGCCGAACTGTGTTGTTACAGATTTTGA
- the LOC141595692 gene encoding E3 ubiquitin ligase PQT3-like, with protein MAVYYKFKSAKKYDSITIVDHFITVLNLKQRIFESKHMIRRGTDLIVTNAQTNEEYVDELMLIPKNTSVSVRRVPGPGPPPMPIVIHHPAESGSVTADSSMSNNSEPLDYYDDFGDDIYVTTPQVTATESSILMKDSTFGRGCGLQQKTPPQGYICHRCKIPGHYIQHCPTNGDPNFDIRKVKPPTGLPKSMLVPTPDGLYALANGTSVAFEKQIASQSSTRSIVNVPPELNCPLCNQVMKDAGRKYSRR; from the exons ATGGCTGTGTATTACAAGTTTAAAAGTGCGAAAAAGTACGATTCAATTACAATCGTTGATCATTTCATAACGGTATTGAATCTAAAACAACGAATATTTGAGTCAAAGCATATGATAAGAAGAGGAACTGATCTCATTGTTACCAACGCTCAAACAAATGAAGAGTATGTTGACGAATTGATGCTGATTCCAAAAAACACCTCTGTGTCAGTACGTCGAGTTCCAGGACCAGGACCGCCTCCCATGCCGATTGTTATTCATCATCCCGCAGAAAGCGgctctgtgactgctgattcctCAATGTCAAATAATTCTGAACCATTGGACTATTATGATGATTTCGGGGATGATATTTACGTGACCACTCCTCAAGTCACTGCAACAGAATCAAGCATTTTAATGAAGGATTCAACTTTTGGGCGAGGCTGTGGTTTGCAGCAGAAAACACCTCCACAGGGCTATATATGCCACAGGTGTAAGATTCCTGGTCATTATATTCAACATTGTCCAACTAATGGTGACCCAAACTTCGACATTCGGAAAGTAAAGCCTCCTACTGGCCTACCAAAGTCTATGCTTGTACCGACACCAGATGGCTTGTATGCATTGGCTAATGGGACGTCTGTTGCTTTTGAGAAACAAATTGCAAGCCAATCTTCGACTCGATCCATTGTGAATGTTCCACCTGAACTTAATTGTCCACTATGTAATCAAGTGATGAAAGATGCT GGCAGAAAATATAGTCGCCGATGA
- the LOC141595693 gene encoding uncharacterized protein LOC141595693, whose amino-acid sequence MKSTIDSSQIPKSKADIFPDDQDLQSNGQDDEETLSLRDLPITVNSDHRTAITTNHGRQSSSSSSSDSFFEFSTNVDDTSDVTSSTADDVILDGHLLPFAPPPPRLPRRSLSLSSAVTQSESDTNSAVNRSSNGEFRPSRSLNCRKLRRSDGSAKADDTTSLLYSRSLSGNSRGNSSPWYHWLIFGLPVRIPAEIEMKDIKNRQTRRKIPPSRFFSGDRSSSSSSSASWRVLSVLSCKNHSSVDVLNTPPIFRQV is encoded by the coding sequence ATGAAATCAACCATAGATTCATCACAAATCCCTAAATCAAAGGCAGATATATTTCCAGATGATCAAGACCTTCAATCCAACGGCCAAGATGATGAAGAAACTCTCTCCTTACGTGACCTTCCTATAACCGTCAATTCCGACCACCGCACCGCGATCACAACGAATCACGGCCGtcaatcttcatcttcatcatcatctgaTTCCTTTTTTGAATTCTCCACCAACGTTGATGACACCAGTGACGTCACCTCGTCAACCGCCGATGATGTTATCCTTGACGGTCATCTTCTTCCGTTCGCTCCGCCGCCGCCGCGGCTTCCTCGTCGTTCGCTTTCTCTCTCTTCCGCCGTGACTCAGTCTGAGTCGGATACTAATTCGGCGGTGAATCGGTCGTCTAACGGCGAGTTTCGGCCGAGTCGCTCGCTGAATTGTAGAAAACTTCGTCGGAGTGACGGCAGTGCGAAAGCTGATGATACGACGTCGTTGTTGTATTCTCGCAGTTTATCGGGTAATAGTCGTGGTAATTCATCGCCGTGGTATCATTGGTTGATCTTCGGACTTCCGGTGAGAATTCCGGCTGAAATTGAGATGAAGGATATAAAAAATCGGCAAACTCGTCGGAAAATTCCGCCGTCGAGGTTTTTCTCCGGCGATCGGAGTAGTAGTAGTTCGTCATCGGCATCGTGGAGAGTTCTCAGTGTCTTGAGCTGCAAGAATCATAGTAGTGTTGACGTGTTGAACACGCCACCGATATTTCGGCAGGTTTGA